The Gemmatimonadaceae bacterium genome window below encodes:
- a CDS encoding M28 family peptidase, with the protein MIRAAFASALALLSVATPLAAQSRTVDARKSKAERPVWPDEGPRTWAPRPTSPEITANDLRTRLYQFADDSMMGRRMGELGNQKGTDYIAREFKRLGLKPAGDSGTYFQVMPYGPLGFDSSTSRLMVAGKPLTAKSEWVPTAPTGANGFAGKAELRSAPTVFAGRWGDTTVMLDPATFAGKVAVFLAGPGAANAGGGRAPVSFVSCADVPNKFGAAAAAAVEATPAGARRPAAAGGGAGGALRDLRAQRVGAVAVLVIGLDDMNAAARNGAFTGRLSMQPVTPVANTGTMSGATISRSAASALFGKSVEQLSVGDAGQPVTANWSYEWRMSPTPARNVVAILPGTDPARAAEYVLVGAHNDHVGTNPVAVDHDSLRAVNMITRKQGSNDPACTPTADQQRQIDSLIARARSIRAPRRDSIMNGADDDGSGTAVLLEIAERFATEKPARSIIFVSHQGEEAGLLGSKWFVDHPTIPLTSIVAAHNMDMLGKGRVDQVKFGGPTSVQTLGSRRLSREFGDIIDSVNAVRSETMAIDKSWDVTANPMNRFCRSDQVNYVLKDVPVTYFSPGLRLGLPPADRRTAVHRVRAQRAPRAIHPRCHDGHRSTQGSPGHRRCGSRLSALPMTARTLRRGVALLCLAVAPTGCLNESLIKQPELTVIPGAPAGWGATASTSGIGTTITDRHGGATAAYLSSAFQVGFSSLYVLVQAIRADTYRGKRVRLTAWVKPRNVANAVSSGIWMRVDGPGLTLAYDNMQSRAVSGYGNWRQVTVVLDVPTNAIGISFGAQFQATNTLLVDDMRFDVVGTDVASTNTLSAPTADTRDSAATAAAYSQSPSTPVNLDFEGLVAVGTATSPWMLANTGAAVGHSRTNIAGNAECVTPEVCADFAYHSGRATARRRLYVNPHYSQHQPVSDARRSGIYRTRAQHDERPVLGVQRLPRGIVDSGRRGLRDQRRDGAHRRVART; encoded by the coding sequence GTGATTCGTGCTGCTTTCGCCAGTGCGCTGGCGCTGCTCTCTGTCGCCACTCCTCTCGCCGCGCAATCCCGTACCGTCGACGCCAGGAAATCCAAGGCCGAGCGGCCGGTGTGGCCCGATGAAGGTCCACGCACGTGGGCACCTCGGCCCACGTCGCCCGAAATCACCGCCAACGATTTGCGGACCCGGCTGTACCAGTTTGCCGATGACTCCATGATGGGGCGTCGCATGGGAGAATTGGGCAATCAGAAGGGCACGGACTACATCGCGCGCGAGTTCAAGCGCCTGGGGCTCAAGCCCGCCGGAGACAGCGGCACCTATTTTCAAGTGATGCCGTACGGACCCTTGGGGTTCGACAGCAGCACCTCCCGGCTGATGGTTGCCGGAAAGCCATTGACCGCCAAGTCGGAATGGGTCCCGACGGCGCCAACCGGCGCCAATGGGTTTGCCGGCAAGGCCGAACTTCGCAGCGCGCCGACGGTCTTTGCCGGGCGGTGGGGTGACACGACCGTGATGCTCGATCCGGCCACGTTCGCCGGGAAGGTGGCGGTGTTTCTGGCCGGACCTGGCGCCGCCAATGCCGGCGGTGGACGAGCCCCGGTGTCATTCGTCAGCTGTGCCGACGTCCCCAACAAGTTTGGCGCGGCCGCGGCCGCGGCGGTGGAGGCCACTCCGGCTGGGGCTCGACGTCCTGCGGCGGCCGGAGGGGGCGCCGGAGGCGCGCTGCGCGACCTGCGCGCGCAACGCGTTGGCGCGGTGGCGGTCCTGGTGATTGGTCTGGACGACATGAACGCGGCCGCGCGCAACGGTGCCTTCACGGGTCGCTTGAGCATGCAGCCCGTAACGCCGGTGGCAAACACAGGCACCATGAGCGGCGCCACCATCTCCAGGTCCGCCGCGTCTGCGCTCTTTGGCAAGTCGGTTGAACAACTTTCCGTTGGCGATGCGGGTCAGCCTGTCACCGCCAACTGGAGTTACGAGTGGCGCATGTCGCCCACGCCCGCGCGAAATGTCGTCGCCATCCTGCCCGGCACCGATCCGGCGCGCGCTGCGGAATACGTGCTGGTGGGCGCACACAATGATCACGTCGGCACGAACCCCGTCGCCGTCGATCACGACTCGTTGCGCGCGGTGAACATGATCACCCGCAAGCAGGGCAGCAACGATCCCGCCTGCACCCCCACGGCCGACCAGCAGCGCCAGATTGACTCGCTGATTGCGCGCGCCCGCAGCATCCGCGCGCCGCGTCGCGATTCCATCATGAACGGCGCCGACGACGATGGGTCGGGCACCGCCGTGCTGCTGGAAATCGCCGAACGCTTCGCCACCGAGAAGCCGGCCCGATCGATCATCTTCGTCTCGCATCAGGGCGAAGAAGCCGGACTGCTGGGGTCCAAGTGGTTTGTCGATCATCCCACCATCCCGCTCACGTCGATTGTCGCCGCGCACAACATGGACATGCTGGGCAAGGGACGGGTGGATCAGGTGAAATTCGGCGGACCCACGTCCGTCCAGACGCTGGGTTCGCGTCGGTTGTCCCGTGAATTCGGAGACATCATCGACTCGGTCAACGCGGTGCGCAGCGAAACCATGGCCATCGACAAGTCGTGGGATGTGACGGCAAACCCGATGAACCGGTTCTGTCGCAGTGACCAGGTCAACTACGTGCTGAAAGACGTGCCGGTCACCTACTTCTCCCCTGGGCTACGCCTTGGATTACCACCAGCCGACCGACGAACCGCAGTACATCGAGTACGAGCACAGCGCGCGCCTCGCGCGATTCATCCACGATGTCATGATGGCCATCGCTCAACGCAAGGATCGCCCGGCCATCGCCGGTGCGGATCCCGCCTATCCGCGTTGCCGATGACGGCACGGACACTGCGTCGCGGTGTCGCACTGCTGTGCCTGGCGGTAGCGCCAACGGGCTGCCTCAACGAGTCGCTGATCAAGCAGCCTGAGCTGACCGTCATCCCCGGCGCGCCGGCGGGTTGGGGCGCGACCGCTTCCACGTCCGGCATCGGCACGACCATCACCGACCGCCATGGCGGCGCGACGGCGGCATACCTGTCAAGCGCGTTCCAGGTGGGCTTCAGCAGCCTCTATGTACTGGTCCAGGCCATTCGCGCCGACACGTATCGCGGAAAGCGGGTACGACTGACGGCGTGGGTCAAGCCGCGCAATGTCGCGAACGCCGTGTCCTCGGGCATCTGGATGCGCGTCGATGGGCCGGGATTGACCTTGGCCTATGACAACATGCAGAGCCGCGCGGTGTCCGGGTATGGCAATTGGCGACAGGTGACCGTCGTGCTCGACGTGCCGACAAACGCCATCGGCATTTCCTTCGGCGCGCAGTTTCAGGCCACCAACACCTTGCTCGTTGACGACATGCGCTTCGATGTGGTCGGCACCGACGTGGCCAGCACCAACACACTCTCCGCGCCAACCGCCGATACGCGGGATTCGGCGGCAACCGCCGCCGCCTATTCGCAGAGCCCGTCGACTCCGGTGAATCTCGACTTCGAGGGACTCGTTGCCGTGGGCACCGCAACGTCGCCGTGGATGCTGGCGAACACGGGCGCGGCGGTAGGTCATTCCCGCACGAATATTGCGGGAAATGCCGAATGTGTGACGCCTGAGGTATGCGCAGACTTCGCGTACCACTCAGGGCGCGCTACGGCGCGCAGGAGACTGTATGTCAACCCTCACTACTCGCAGCACCAACCCGTTTCCGACGCTCGCCGATCAGGGATTTACCGGACTCGTGCGCAGCATGATGAACGACCCGTTCTTGGCGTCCAACGTCTCCCGCGTGGGATCGTGGATTCCGGCCGTCGAGGTCTCCGAGACCAACGACGCGATGGTGCTCACCGCAGAGTTGCCCGGACTTGA
- a CDS encoding Hsp20/alpha crystallin family protein, with protein sequence MVLTAELPGLEEKNLKLNIENNVLSISGEKEQETTDAPPAKAYYVTERYYGAFQRSFALPRTVDVEHVKAVFEKGVLTITLPKLPQAKGRQINLTKG encoded by the coding sequence ATGGTGCTCACCGCAGAGTTGCCCGGACTTGAGGAGAAGAACCTCAAGCTGAACATCGAGAACAACGTGCTCTCGATTTCCGGGGAGAAGGAGCAGGAAACCACCGATGCGCCGCCGGCGAAGGCGTACTACGTGACCGAACGGTACTATGGCGCGTTCCAGCGCTCGTTCGCGCTGCCGCGCACGGTGGACGTCGAGCATGTAAAGGCCGTGTTCGAGAAAGGCGTGCTGACCATCACCCTGCCGAAGTTGCCGCAGGCAAAGGGTCGGCAGATCAATCTCACGAAAGGCTGA
- a CDS encoding group II truncated hemoglobin, whose translation MTSNPPSHFELLGGDAGVRQLVDRFYDLMDSAPEAVNVRALHAASLKQSREKLYLYLMGWTGGPPVYVERYGHPRLRQRHLPFTIGTRERDEWLWCMQRALEHQAMPDDTRAFLWQRLRELADHMRNQPEPVTDGLPLA comes from the coding sequence ATGACGTCCAATCCTCCCAGTCATTTCGAGTTGCTCGGCGGCGACGCTGGCGTCCGCCAACTGGTCGATCGCTTCTACGACCTGATGGACAGCGCGCCCGAGGCGGTCAACGTCCGGGCGCTGCACGCCGCCAGTCTCAAGCAGTCACGCGAGAAGCTGTATCTGTATCTCATGGGCTGGACCGGCGGGCCACCCGTCTATGTCGAGCGCTACGGCCATCCGCGTTTGCGTCAGCGACACCTGCCGTTCACTATCGGTACCCGCGAACGCGACGAGTGGCTGTGGTGCATGCAGCGTGCCCTCGAACACCAGGCAATGCCGGACGACACGCGCGCCTTTCTGTGGCAACGACTGCGCGAGCTGGCCGATCACATGCGCAACCAACCGGAGCCGGTTACCGACGGCCTGCCGCTGGCCTGA
- a CDS encoding PorT family protein, whose protein sequence is MQAKNRTGTMFGASLTVPLSGRMAVQPELLFINKGAELHFDSGTSDIKLDYVEIPLLLRFDRGLTSLLGPHFYVGPSISFKVGCSVTVSTAPNTSSDCSRDAFLEPTTIDWGATVGAGVDLHVGGLGVTGGARYGVGLANISKDDGPALEQRVRNGTLTVYAGLLFGRR, encoded by the coding sequence GTGCAGGCGAAGAACCGCACCGGCACCATGTTCGGCGCCTCGCTCACGGTTCCGCTCAGTGGACGCATGGCGGTCCAGCCCGAATTGCTGTTCATCAACAAGGGCGCCGAGTTGCACTTTGACAGCGGCACCTCCGACATCAAGCTCGACTACGTCGAGATTCCGCTCTTGCTCCGTTTCGACCGCGGCCTCACCTCACTGCTGGGCCCGCATTTCTACGTTGGCCCGAGCATCAGCTTCAAGGTCGGCTGCAGCGTCACGGTCAGCACCGCGCCCAACACCTCGTCGGACTGCAGCCGAGATGCGTTCCTTGAGCCCACGACCATCGATTGGGGCGCCACCGTCGGGGCCGGCGTCGATCTGCATGTCGGCGGACTTGGCGTCACCGGCGGCGCGCGGTATGGCGTCGGGCTCGCCAACATTTCCAAGGACGACGGCCCCGCACTCGAACAGCGCGTGCGCAATGGCACCCTCACCGTCTATGCGGGGCTCCTGTTCGGCCGCCGCTGA